The Pseudomonas orientalis genome contains a region encoding:
- the dnaB gene encoding replicative DNA helicase, whose translation MNEISAPEQYDLQTAALKVPPHSIEAEQAVLGGLMLDNNAWERVLDQVSDGDFYRHDHRLIFRAIAKLADQNSPIDVVTLAEQLDKEGQTSQVGGLGYLGELAKNTPSVANIKAYAQIVRERATLRQLIGISTEIADSAFNPEGRTAAEILDEAERQIFQIAEARPKTGGPVSVNDLLTKAIDRIDTLFNTDAAITGISTGYTDLDEKTSGLQPSDLIIVAGRPSMGKTTFAMNLVENAVLRSDKAVLVYSLEMPGESLIMRMLSSLGRIDQTKVRSGQLEDDDWPRLTSAVNLLNDRKLFIDDTAGISPSEMRARTRRLVREHGDIALIMIDYLQLMQIPGSSGDNRTNEISEISRSLKALAKEFNCPVVALSQLNRSLEQRPNKRPVNSDLRESGAIEQDADVIMFVYRDEVYHPETEHKGIAEIIIGKQRNGPIGFIRLAFIGKYTRFENLAPGSYNFDDDE comes from the coding sequence ATGAACGAAATCTCCGCTCCTGAGCAATACGATCTGCAAACCGCTGCCCTGAAGGTGCCGCCGCATTCCATCGAGGCCGAACAGGCCGTGCTCGGTGGCTTGATGCTGGACAACAACGCCTGGGAACGCGTGCTGGATCAAGTCTCGGACGGTGACTTCTATCGCCATGACCACCGCCTGATTTTCCGCGCCATCGCCAAGCTGGCCGACCAGAACTCACCGATCGACGTGGTGACCCTGGCCGAGCAACTGGACAAGGAAGGCCAGACCTCCCAGGTCGGCGGCCTGGGCTACCTCGGTGAGCTGGCGAAGAACACGCCGTCCGTCGCCAACATCAAGGCGTATGCGCAGATCGTCCGCGAGCGCGCCACCCTGCGCCAGTTGATCGGCATCAGCACCGAAATCGCCGACAGCGCCTTCAACCCCGAAGGCCGCACCGCCGCCGAGATCCTCGACGAAGCCGAGCGCCAGATCTTCCAGATCGCCGAAGCCCGTCCGAAAACCGGCGGGCCGGTCAGCGTCAACGACCTGCTGACCAAAGCCATCGACCGCATCGATACCCTGTTCAACACGGATGCGGCGATTACCGGCATTTCCACCGGCTACACCGACCTCGACGAAAAGACCAGCGGCCTGCAGCCGTCCGACTTGATCATCGTCGCCGGCCGTCCTTCGATGGGTAAGACCACCTTCGCAATGAACCTGGTGGAAAACGCCGTACTGCGCAGCGACAAGGCGGTGCTGGTGTATTCCCTCGAGATGCCAGGCGAATCGCTGATCATGCGTATGCTGTCGTCGCTCGGCCGTATCGACCAGACCAAGGTGCGTTCCGGCCAATTGGAAGACGACGACTGGCCACGCCTGACCTCGGCGGTCAACCTGCTCAACGACCGCAAGCTGTTCATCGATGACACCGCCGGTATCAGCCCTTCAGAGATGCGGGCGCGTACTCGCCGCCTGGTGCGTGAACACGGTGACATCGCCCTGATCATGATCGACTACCTGCAGTTGATGCAGATCCCGGGCTCCAGCGGTGACAACCGCACCAACGAGATTTCCGAAATCTCCCGCTCCCTCAAGGCCCTGGCCAAGGAATTCAACTGCCCGGTGGTGGCGCTGTCCCAGCTCAACCGTTCCCTGGAACAACGCCCCAACAAGCGTCCGGTGAACTCCGACTTGCGCGAATCTGGAGCGATCGAGCAGGACGCCGACGTGATCATGTTCGTGTACCGCGATGAGGTGTACCACCCCGAAACGGAACACAAGGGCATTGCCGAGATCATCATCGGCAAGCAGCGGAACGGCCCGATCGGCTTTATCCGCCTGGCGTTCATCGGTAAGTACACGCGCTTCGAGAACCTGGCGCCGGGCAGTTACAACTTCGACGACGACGAGTAA